A window of the Falco rusticolus isolate bFalRus1 chromosome 1, bFalRus1.pri, whole genome shotgun sequence genome harbors these coding sequences:
- the NIPSNAP2 gene encoding protein NipSnap homolog 2, whose product MAARVLLRWSLAGASAVPRLPPGGGLALRGLVSSASRPREDSWLKSLFVRKVDPRKDAHSNLLAKRETSSLYKLQIHNVKPECLDAYNKLCQEVLPKIHEEKHYPCALVGTWNTWYGEQDQAVHLWRYEGGYPALNEVMSKLRQNKEFTEFRKERGNMLLSRKNQLLLEFSFWNEPVPREGPNIYELRSYQLRPGTMIEWGNYWARAIRFRQDNNEAVGGFFSQIGQLYMVHHLWAYKDLQTREDIRNAAWHKPGWDELVYYTVPLIQEMESRIMIPLKISPLQ is encoded by the exons GGGGCTGGTATCTTCAGCTAGCAGACCTCGTGAAGACAGTTGGTTAAAATCGCTATTTGTTCGCAAAGTCGATCCAAGGAAAGATGCTCACTCCAACCTTCTAGCCAAAAGAGAGACCAGCAGTCTGTATAAACTACAGA TTCACAATGTAAAACCAGAATGTCTAGATGCCTACAACAAGCTTTG TCAAGAGGTGCTGCCAAAGattcatgaagaaaaacactACCCATGTGCACTGGTGGGGACTTGGAACACGTGGTACGGAGAGCAAGATCAGGCTG ttcatCTGTGGAGATACGAGGGAGGCTATCCAGCTCTCAATGAGGTCATGAGCAAACTCCGTCAAAATAAG GAATTCACAGAGTTTCGCAAAGAAAGGGGTAACATGCTTCTCTCGCGCAAGAACCAACTCTTGTTGGAGTTCAGTTTCTGGAATGAACCTGTTCCCAGAGAGGGGCCTAATATTTATGAATTGAGATCCTATCAACTTAGA ccCGGAACAATGATTGAGTGGGGAAATTACTG GGCTCGTGCAATTCGTTTCCGACAGGATAATAATGAAGCAGTTGGAGGATTTTTCTCACAAATTGGACAGCTGTATATGGTTCATCACCTTTGGG CTTACAAAGATCTGCAAACCAGAGAAGATATAAGGAATGCTGCGTGGCATAAACCTGGCTGGGATGAACTAGTCTATTACACAG tgcccCTTATTCAGGAAATGGAGTCCAGAATCATGATACCATTGAAGATTTCTCCGCTTCAGTAA
- the PSPH gene encoding phosphoserine phosphatase, whose protein sequence is MAQDTVQYCHSEKDFILSPHSKKVPKRMASLLEMKEIFRNADAVCFDVDSTVIREEGIDELAKFCGVGDAVAEMTRRAMGGTVTFKAALTARLGLIRPSYEQVQKLISDNPPQLTPGIRELVSRLHQRGVQVFLVSGGFQSIVEHVALQLNIPTANVFANRLKFYFNGEYAGFDETQPTAESGGKGKVITHLKEQFHFKKVVMIGDGATDMEACPPADCFIGFGGNVIRKQVKEKAKWYITHFDELLKELEER, encoded by the exons ATGGCTCAAGATACGGTGCAGTACTGTCACTCAGAGAAAGACTTTATCTTGTCCCCTCACAGTAAGAAGGTTCCTAAAAGGATGGCGTCCCTCTTGGAGATGAAAGAAATCTTCCGCAATGCTGATGCAGTATGCTTTGATGTGGACAGTACAGTCATCAGGGAAGAAGGCATTGACGAGCTTGCAAAGTTCTGTGGAGTTGGAGATGCCGTTGCAGAGAT GACCCGCAGAGCTATGGGTGGCACTGTGACATTCAAAGCAGCTTTAACGGCACGACTAGGTCTCATACGTCCCTCCTATGAGCAAGTGCAGAAATTAATATCTGACAACCCACCTCAGCTAACACCAGGAATCAG GGAGCTGGTAAGCAGGCTTCACCAACGAGGTGTCCAGGTCTTCCTGGTGTCCGGGGGGTTTCAGAGCATTGTGGAGCACGTGGCCTTGCAGCTGAACATTCCAACAGCAAACGTCTTTGCCAATAGGCTGAAGTTTTACTTTAACG GAGAATATGCAGGATTTGATGAAACACAACCAACAGCTGAATcaggggggaaaggaaaggttaTTACTCACCTGAAGGAACAGTTCCACTTTAAGAAAGTCGTTATGATTGGAGATGGAGCTACAGACATGGAAGCCTGTCCCCCTGCT GACTGCTTCATTGGATTCGGAGGAAATGTAATCAGAAAGCAAGTAAAGGAGAAAGCTAAATGGTACATTACTCACTTTGATGAACTGCTAAAGGAACTGGAAGAACGATAA